One Cucumis sativus cultivar 9930 chromosome 1, Cucumber_9930_V3, whole genome shotgun sequence DNA segment encodes these proteins:
- the LOC101221524 gene encoding UDP-arabinopyranose mutase 1, which produces MADTNSTPILKDDLDIVIPTIRNLDFLEMWRPFFQPYHLIIVQDGDPSKTIRVPDGFDYELYNRNDINRILGSKASCISFKDSACRCFGYLISKKKYIFTIDDDCFVAKDPSGKEINALEQHIKNILTPSTPFFFNTLYDPYREGADFVRGYPFSLREGVPTAVSHGLWLNIPDYDAPTQLVKPMERNTRYVDAVLTVPKATLFPMCGMNLAFNRDLIGPAMYFGLMGDGQPIGRYDDMWAGWCMKVICDHLGFGVKTGLPYIWHSKASNPFTNLRKEYKGIFWQEQIVPFFQTVTLPKDCNTVQKCYIELSKLVREKLSSVDEYFIKLADAMLTWIEAWDELNPSEEATELPKFVSK; this is translated from the exons ATGGCGGATACCAACTCCACTCCCATTCTCAAAGATGACCTCGATATCGTCATCCCCACCATCCGTAACCTCGACTTCCTTGAAATGTGGAGGCCATTTTTTCAGCCATATCATTTGATCATTGTCCAAGACGGCGATCCTTCCAAAACTATCAGAGTTCCTGATGGCTTTGATTATGAACTTTATAATCGTAACGATATCAATCGGATTCTGGGTTCTAAGGCCTCTTGCATTTCCTTTAAGGACTCTGCTTGTAGGTGCTTTGGGTACTTGATCTCCAAGAAGAAGTATATCTTCACAATTGATGATGACTGCTTT GTTGCTAAAGATCCATCTGGTAAAGAGATTAATGCACTTGAACAGCACATTAAGAACATCTTGACGCCATCAACcccatttttcttcaacacCCTTTATGATCCATATAGAGAAGGTGCTGATTTTGTCCGTGGATATCCATTTTCTCTCCGGGAAGGTGTTCCCACTGCAGTATCTCATGGGCTTTGGTTAAACATTCCAGATTATGATGCACCCACCCAACTCGTCAAACCAATGGAGAGAAACACAAG GTACGTTGACGCAGTTCTGACGGTACCAAAGGCCACCCTCTTTCCAATGTGTGGAATGAATCTTGCATTCAACCGTGATTTGATCGGTCCTGCCATGTACTTTGGACTCATGGGAGATGGCCAACCCATTGGTCGCTATGATGATATGTGGGCTGGTTGGTGTATGAAG GTCATTTGTGACCACTTGGGATTTGGAGTGAAGACAGGGTTGCCATATATCTGGCACAGCAAGGCAAGCAACCCATTTACAAACCTCAGAAAGGAATACAAAGGAATCTTTTGGCAAGAACAAATCGtaccattttttcaaactgttacgCTACCAAAGGATTGCAACACTGTGCAGAAGTGCTATATTGAACTCTCCAAGCTGGTGAGGGAAAAACTCAGTTCGGTTGATGAGTATTTCATTAAACTTGCAGATGCCATGCTCACTTGGATTGAAGCTTGGGACGAGCTAAATCCATCCGAGGAAGCAACTGAACTACCcaaatttgtttcaaaataa
- the LOC101221756 gene encoding COBRA-like protein 4, translated as MEVNTYIHSLHKILFQWECYSPRQQKIALLALLIFTAFYSTGAYDPLDPNGNITIKWDVVSWTPDGYVAVVTMNNFQMYRHINSPGWTLGWSWAKKEVIWSMVGAQTTEQGDCSKFKGNVPHCCKKTPIVVDLLPGVPYNQQFSNCCKGGVLASWGQDPTSSVSAFQVSVGLAGTSNKTVKLPKNFTLLGPGPGYTCGPAKVVPSTVFLTPDRRRKTQALMTWNVTCTYSQFLASKNPTCCVSLSTFYNDTITSCPTCACGCQNKHNCIKSDSKLLHKEGINTPKKDNTPLLQCTHHMCPVRVHWHVKINYKDYWRVKVAVTNFNYRMNYTLWTLAVQHPNLNNVTQVFSFDYKPLVPYESINDTGMFYGMKFYNDLLMEAGPFGNVQSEVLMKKDKDTFSFKQGWAFPRKVYFNGDECQMPPPESYPFLPNSSPVGYGPVTKFTTSLLILILWFMW; from the exons ATGGAAGTAAATACCTATATTCATTCATTACACAAAATTCTCTTTCAATGGGAATGTTACTCGCCTCGACAGCAAAAAATTGCACTCTTAGCACTTCTGATCTTTACTGCTTTCTATTCAACTG GGGCTTACGATCCGTTGGATCCAAATGGGAACATAACAATCAAATGGGATGTAGTCTCTTGGACGCCAGATGGATACGTT GCTGTGGTGACAATGAACAACTTTCAGATGTACCGACATATCAATTCACCAGGATGGACTCTAGGCTGGTCATGGGCCAAGAAAGAAGTAATATGGTCAATGGTAGGAGCTCAGACAACAGAACAAGGAGATTGTTCCAAGTTCAAAGGAAATGTCCCTCACTGTTGCAAGAAAACCCCAATAGTTGTTGATTTGCTCCCTGGTGTTCCTTACAATCAACAATTCTCCAATTGCTGCAAAGGTGGAGTATTGGCATCCTGGGGACAGGATCCAACAAGTTCTGTCTCCGCCTTTCAGGTGAGTGTTGGGCTAGCAGGCACATCAAACAAAACTGTAAAGTTGCCAAAAAACTTCACACTGCTCGGTCCAGGACCAGGATACACATGTGGACCTGCAAAGGTTGTGCCTTCTACTGTCTTCCTTACTCCTGATCGTCGGCGGAAAACTCAAGCACTGA TGACATGGAATGTAACCTGCACTTACTCACAATTTCTGGCCTCTAAGAACCCAACTTGCTGCGTATCACTCTCCACTTTCTACAATGATACGATCACTTCTTGCCCAACGTGTGCATGTGGCTGTCAGAACAAACATAATTGTATAAA GAGTGACTCAAAGCTATTGCACAAGGAAGGAATAAACACTCCCAAAAAGGATAATACACCTTTACTACAATGCACCCATCACATGTGTCCAGTTAGAGTACACTGGCACGTAAAGATTAATTACAAGGATTACTGGCGTGTGAAGGTTGCTGTAACTAACTTCAACTATAGAATGAACTACACACTGTGGACACTGGCAGTGCAgcatccaaatctaaacaatgtAACTCAAGTCTTCAGTTTTGACTACAAGCCCCTTGTTCCCTATGAATCCATCA ATGACACTGGCATGTTCTATGGCATGAAATTCTACAATGATCTATTAATGGAAGCAGGGCCATTTGGAAACGTACAATCTGAAGTACTCATGAAGAAGGACAAGGATACCTTTAGCTTCAAGCAGGGTTGGGCCTTTCCTAGAAAAGTATACTTCAATGGCGACGAATGTCAGATGCCACCACCAGAATCGTATCCATTTCTTCCAAACTCTTCGCCTGTAGGATATGGTCCAGTAACCAAATTTACCACCTCCTTGTTGATTTTGATACTCTGGTTCATGTGGTGA
- the LOC101213424 gene encoding protein COBRA, protein MRSRRFASTGSVADLTVIAVLVLFLLSSFSFTSTEAYDALDPNGNITIKWDVMSWTPDGYVAVVTMYNFQQYRHIQAPGWTLGWTWAKKEVIWSMMGSQTTEQGDCSRFKGNTPHCCKKDPTVVDLLPGTPYNQQIANCCKGGVINSWAQDPANAASSFQVSVGSAGTSNKTVKLPKNFTLKAPGPGYTCGPAKIVRPTKFVSGDKRRVTQALMTWNVTCTYSQFLAQKTPTCCVSLSSFYNDTIVNCPTCTCGCQNNTAGSGSCVDPDSPFLASVVSAPDKSGNNPPLVQCTSHMCPIRVHWHVKLNYKDYWRVKITITNFNYRMNYTLWNLVVQHPNFDNITKLFSFNYKSLSPYGDLNDTAMLWGVKFYNDLLNQAGPLGNVQSELLFQKDQNTFTFDKGWAFPRRVYFNGDNCVMPPPEAYPYLPNASSRPAISLLVTILISLALLLNFAQ, encoded by the exons ATGAGGTCTCGGCGCTTCGCTTCCACTGGATCCGTCGCCGACCTTACTGTCATTGCCGTCTTGGTTCTCTTTCTACTTTCCAGCTTCAGTTTCACTTCAACAG AAGCCTATGATGCACTTGATCCCAACGGGAACATCACAATCAAGTGGGATGTAATGAGCTGGACTCCAGATGGCTATGTT GCTGTTGTTACAATGTACAACTTCCAGCAATACCGCCATATTCAAGCTCCAGGTTGGACATTAGGGTGGACATGGGCAAAGAAAGAGGTCATCTGGAGCATGATGGGAAGCCAAACAACCGAACAGGGTGACTGCTCAAGATTCAAAGGAAATACTCCTCATTGCTGCAAGAAAGATCCAACTGTTGTGGATTTATTGCCAGGAACACCTTACAATCAGCAGATTGCAAATTGTTGCAAAGGTGGAGTGATAAACTCATGGGCCCAAGACCCAGCCAATGCAGCAAGTTCATTTCAAGTCAGTGTTGGTTCTGCAGGAACAAGTAACAAAACTGTCAAACTCCCTAAAAACTTCACGCTTAAAGCACCAGGACCTGGATATACTTGTGGGCCAGCAAAGATTGTGAGGCCAACCAAATTTGTTTCTGGAGACAAAAGAAGAGTAACTCAAGCTTTGA TGACTTGGAACGTTACATGCACCTATTCTCAATTCCTTGCTCAGAAGACACCTACTTGTTGTGTTTCCCTCTCTTCCTTCTACAATGATACTATAGTCAACTGCCCAACCTGCACTTGTGGATGTCAAAATAACACGGCGGGTTCTGGGAGCTGTGTGGA TCCAGATTCTCCCTTTTTGGCTTCAGTTGTATCAGCTCCTGATAAATCGGGCAACAATCCACCCTTGGTCCAGTGTACCAGCCACATGTGCCCTATTCGTGTCCATTGGCACGTGAAGCTGAATTACAAGGATTACTGGAGAGTGAAGATCACAATCACAAATTTCAATTACCGAATGAACTACACTCTCTGGAATCTGGTGGTGCAGCATCCCAATTTTGATAATATCACTAAATTATTCAGCTTTAACTATAAGTCGTTGAGCCCATATGGTGACCTAA ATGATACCGCGATGTTATGGGGAGTTAAGTTCTACAACGATCTGCTCAATCAAGCTGGTCCTCTTGGTAATGTGCAGTCTGAGCTTCTATTTCAAAAAGACCAGAACACTTTCACTTTCGACAAGGGTTGGGCTTTCCCAAGAAGAGTTTATTTCAATGGTGATAACTGTGTGATGCCACCTCCAGAGGCCTATCCTTACTTGCCAAATGCCAGTTCCAGACCAGCTATATCTCTACTTGTGACCATCTTAATATCTTTGGCATTACTGTTGAATTTTGCACAATAA